Genomic segment of Parageobacillus genomosp. 1:
TTTGCACTAGTATTGAATTAAATGGAGAATACGATGCCTTGCTTGATTTTACATACGCGAAATATCCGAAAAGCGCCGATAAAATTTTACACATGTTAAGGAGGTTAGCGGACGATGGCTTTACCTCCTTCTGGATTGGCTCGTGAGGATGTGGAGCTGGTCCATATTGAAACGAAACATTTAACACTTGTGATCAAAGGAAAGCCATATCATGAACAATATAAAGGACTCCAGCAATACCGCAAACTCGACTTTCACGAATCGATGGAGTTTTTGGTCAGGGGAGAAGACATTCTTGAAGTGAAGATATTTGATATTGATCAACAAAGACTTGTGGAATGGTCTGAGGGCCACCGGCCGATCTTTTTTGAAAATGGCATTTATCAAATCATCGTTTCTCCAAAAAACGATAGTGAACTAACGTTTTATCATGAATATCCATCATTAAGAAGAGCAGTCGATCGAGTCAACATTGGCAATCAATACGTACTGATGGGAAACCTTCATTTTCAAAACGAAGTAGGATTATCCACGTTTGAAATCAGGAATGGAGATAAAGTCCTGTTAGAAGTAACGATCGAAATTTTTCCAACGAAATTAAATTATAAAGAAGACTACCAAAAGCTTCTTCAAGAAGTGAGTGACGAAATTTATAATCTCGCGTTTCATTTTATCAAGAAAACGTATCAGCGGGCGAAAGCAAAACTAGACGGCACTCCTTCCCGAAGCGAATTTTTCCGGCTTATGGAGGCGCATTTTCACGACTTCCTCCAAGCCATTCAGCAAATCGAGCGGCAGCCGCATCATCAGCTCGCGACCACCCATGTAAAAGCGAGAGGAGACCAGCTTGGCCGCTTGGATCAAAAGGGAAGAAACTATTTGCGGAAAAGGCCGCAATTATTTTGTGAAGTCCATAACGGAATAAAGATTCAGCACCGTTCACTGATGCCGATCTCCGGCTTAAAAGCGAAAAAAGAGTTGACGTATGATACGCTAGAAAATCGGTTTGTCAAATGGATGATGGCACGTTTAATTGACAAATTGCACGATTTATGGGAAAAAGTGCAATCGAAAAACAAACGATACGAAGTAGAGGCGGATCCGGATTTACTTGCGAAAATCATGAATATGAAACGCGCACTCGAAGCGAAAACAAACAATGCGTTTTGGCGGACGATCGGGAAACTGGACCGTTCGATCATGAGCCTTGTCTTGCAAATGGCGCCGGGATATCGTGATGCGTATCAAATCTTTTTGATCGTAACGCGGGGGCTTGCGCTGCAGGGGAAGCTGTATCACATGTCCGTCAAAGACGTCGCGACATTGTACGAGTATTGGACGTTTCTGAAGCTGGGACAACTGTTAGGCAAAAAATATAAACTGATCAGCCAGGACATTATTCAAGTGAATCGAACGGGATTATTCGTTAACTTGGAAAAAAACCGCTCCGCCAAGCGGGTATACGAACATCCGTACACGGGCGAAAAAATTATTTTGACGTATCAAAAATACGAAGGAAGGCTGCCAACCATTCCGCAAATTCCGGATACGATGCTGTCGATTGAAAAGAAAGGGAAAGATTATACGTTTAATTACATTTTCGACGCGAAATATCGCATCGATTTTGCAGTGGAGGGAAGCAGCTACCAAAAGCGTTATCAGATTCCGGGACCGATGGAAGAAGATATCAATACGATGCATCGTTATCGAGATTCGCTCGTTGTCCGCCACAATGGACCTTATGAAAGAACCGCTTTTGGCGCTTATGTGTTATTTCCATGGTACGATGAGGATAGCTATCAAGAGCACAAGCTATACAAAAGCATTAATGAAGTCAATATCGGCGGACTGCCGTTTTTGCCAAACGCGACCCGGCTAGTCGAACAATTGATCGAGCGGCTGATCGAAAAAAGCCCGGAGGAACTGCAAAAAGAAGGAATTTTACCGCAAGGGATTATGGAAGAATGGCGGTCTTCTTTCGATGAAAAAGTGCTTGTCGGAATGGTCCCAAGCGCGCAAAATTATCACGCCCATCTGAAGCACCGGTTTTACCACATTCCGGTCAAACGGCTGAAAAAAGGCTGGCAGGAAGCGAAATACATCGCTCTTTATCCAAAACAAGGAGCGGCACCGATAAACGGAGTAACTTGCTTTGGAAAGATCG
This window contains:
- a CDS encoding restriction endonuclease-like protein, encoding MALPPSGLAREDVELVHIETKHLTLVIKGKPYHEQYKGLQQYRKLDFHESMEFLVRGEDILEVKIFDIDQQRLVEWSEGHRPIFFENGIYQIIVSPKNDSELTFYHEYPSLRRAVDRVNIGNQYVLMGNLHFQNEVGLSTFEIRNGDKVLLEVTIEIFPTKLNYKEDYQKLLQEVSDEIYNLAFHFIKKTYQRAKAKLDGTPSRSEFFRLMEAHFHDFLQAIQQIERQPHHQLATTHVKARGDQLGRLDQKGRNYLRKRPQLFCEVHNGIKIQHRSLMPISGLKAKKELTYDTLENRFVKWMMARLIDKLHDLWEKVQSKNKRYEVEADPDLLAKIMNMKRALEAKTNNAFWRTIGKLDRSIMSLVLQMAPGYRDAYQIFLIVTRGLALQGKLYHMSVKDVATLYEYWTFLKLGQLLGKKYKLISQDIIQVNRTGLFVNLEKNRSAKRVYEHPYTGEKIILTYQKYEGRLPTIPQIPDTMLSIEKKGKDYTFNYIFDAKYRIDFAVEGSSYQKRYQIPGPMEEDINTMHRYRDSLVVRHNGPYERTAFGAYVLFPWYDEDSYQEHKLYKSINEVNIGGLPFLPNATRLVEQLIERLIEKSPEELQKEGILPQGIMEEWRSSFDEKVLVGMVPSAQNYHAHLKHRFYHIPVKRLKKGWQEAKYIALYPKQGAAPINGVTCFGKIADVKFVKRYEINELPKNSSEEYVRFEIESWHFLKDIIRPVGYGISVYTMTTLNTLKEAKELPELFMKSKEEITLWRMLRRLSDRIRFDLDDRYLDKASKITAYRIKDIVIKLEGEQLVITRGTERKTLPIDALLKQPSMVFKEMVRLMDSDNI